The nucleotide window TTCAGGCACGCCATGAGATTCATCGGCCGCAAGGCCAGCTTCCCCCCTCTCGGGCTGCTGACGGTGGCGGCCATGCTTCCGCAATCCTGGCAAAAACGGCTCGTGGATCTGAATGTGCGTCCCCTGACCGACCAGGACCTCGCCTGGGCCGACTGCGTATTCATCAGCGCCATGACGATACAGCGGGGCTCGGCCCGGGAAGTGATCGCCCGCTGCCGGGAGCTGGGGATCAGAACCGTGGCCGGCGGACCGCTGTTCACCACCTTCCACCAGGATTTCCCCGAGGTGGACCACCTGGTGCTGGGAGAGGGTGAGATCACGCTGCCCCTGTTCCTGCGGGACCTGGAGCTGGGGCGGCCGCAACGCCTGTATGAGGCCGAGCAGCGGGCTCACCTGCGCGACAGCCCGACTCCCCTGTGGGAACTGATCGATCCCCGTTCCTACGCGGCCATGAATATCCAGTATTCGCGGGGATGCCCCTTTGACTGCGAGTTCTGCGACATCACGGTCCTGTTCGGACGCAAGCCGCGCACCAAACCGCTCGGCCAGCTGATCGCCGAACTCGACAGCCTGTACCGCCTGGGGTGGCGCGGGGCGGTTTTCTTCGTGGACGACAATTTCATCGGCGACCGCCGGAAATTGAAAGAGGAGGTCCTGCCGGTGCTGATCGAGTGGATGGAAGCCAGGAAGCATCCTTTTTACTTTTACACCGAGGCCTCCATCGACCTGGCCGACGACGACCGCCTGATGGAGCAGATGGTCAGGGCCGGCTTCGAAGAGGTCTTCATCGGCATCGAGACACCTCACGAAGAGGGGTTGGCCGAGACCGGCAAGATGCAGAACATAAACCGCAATCTGCTGGTTTCGGTCAGGCGGATCCAGCGGGCAGGCCTGCAGGTGCACGGCGGTTTCATCGTCGGCTTCGACAGCGACACGCCGGCGATCTTCGGCACGCAGATGCGTTTCATCCAGGAGAGCGGCATCGTCACCGCCATGGTGGGGGTGCTGTCAGCCATGCGCGGAACGCGGCTCCACCAGCGCCTGGAGCGCGAAGGGCGGCTCCTGGGAGAGGCATCGGGCAGCAATACCTCCGTTGACCTCAACTTCGTCCCCCGCATGGACAGCGAACTGCTGATCAGCGGCTACCGCGAAATCCTGTCTTTCATCTACGCCCCCCGGGAGTACTATCAGCGGGTGATGCACCTGCTCCGGGAGTACCGCCCCCGTGCCAAGGCCCGCTTCCACCTGCAGCCCGGCTATGTGGGCGCTCTGGTCAAATCGATGCTGTTCCTGGGGGTGATCGGCAGGGAGCGCCTGCATTACTGGAAGCTCTTCATCTGGACCCTTCTCCGCAAACCGCGGCTGTTCCCCCTGGCCATCACCTACGCCATCTACGGCTTCCACTTCAGGAAGGTTTCGGAAAAGATCTGATCCAAGGAACGGACACCGGAATGGATCCGGAACGGTGATGCCTCCCTGCCGGAGCGCCTGAAAGGCCTCTGCCCTTGCATCGCTGCGGTTTGGAGCATTTCGACGGAGGGCCGGCAGATGCAGCGGCCGCAGCATCCTGGCGACGTTGGGGCCCCGGCTTCTTTCAGACACTCCGACAGTCCGGCATCACCGTTCCGGATCCCCACTATTGACGCGCAACCGCACCTTGTGCCGTAAGGCTTGATTTCGCCCTCAATTACCGGCAAAGTAGGCGACCAACCGACAAGGCACGAGGAGACACCGTGGCGCTCTACAGCAGCATCAATCTGTTCTTCATCTC belongs to Geobacter sp. SVR and includes:
- a CDS encoding B12-binding domain-containing radical SAM protein gives rise to the protein MNILLIYPRYPDSFWSFRHAMRFIGRKASFPPLGLLTVAAMLPQSWQKRLVDLNVRPLTDQDLAWADCVFISAMTIQRGSAREVIARCRELGIRTVAGGPLFTTFHQDFPEVDHLVLGEGEITLPLFLRDLELGRPQRLYEAEQRAHLRDSPTPLWELIDPRSYAAMNIQYSRGCPFDCEFCDITVLFGRKPRTKPLGQLIAELDSLYRLGWRGAVFFVDDNFIGDRRKLKEEVLPVLIEWMEARKHPFYFYTEASIDLADDDRLMEQMVRAGFEEVFIGIETPHEEGLAETGKMQNINRNLLVSVRRIQRAGLQVHGGFIVGFDSDTPAIFGTQMRFIQESGIVTAMVGVLSAMRGTRLHQRLEREGRLLGEASGSNTSVDLNFVPRMDSELLISGYREILSFIYAPREYYQRVMHLLREYRPRAKARFHLQPGYVGALVKSMLFLGVIGRERLHYWKLFIWTLLRKPRLFPLAITYAIYGFHFRKVSEKI